One Rosa chinensis cultivar Old Blush chromosome 5, RchiOBHm-V2, whole genome shotgun sequence genomic region harbors:
- the LOC112168467 gene encoding DExH-box ATP-dependent RNA helicase DExH11 isoform X2: protein MDPIQAAKELSFRVGFSGHSGHLRLEPLCTVERSDPVKSLPDFVLPPAFARETPESIKEYIEETYLLPRLDSDVFSPEKVGRQWDFDWFDKANVQLEPSLPRSVVVPTWELPFRRQKNGSEGGIWEPKSVQVDEAELTIEAQESGSLPRMAGPAKDFVWGSISNRPFRPGGLDDSQSLERTLPDGASNGEWVHELLTGGPAQAVPPSFKQGLDLGPLKAYPGSWNVYNDQGSVKSTSDEKLSELSVQFDDLFKKAWDEDVVEFEGNDVIPKGQSSGSESVKSEDEANVVDVDITSNSPEPELSVLDEILSVEAGDSKSRFNGTSGDPEAWAISGHTEWISENFHDLVPDKALDFPFELDTFQKEAIYYLEKGESVFVAAHTSAGKTVVAEYAFALASKHCTRAVYTAPIKTISNQKYRDFCGKFDVGLLTGDVSLRPEASCLIMTTEILRSMLYRGADIIRDIEWVIFDEVHYVNDVERGVVWEEVIIMLPRHINIVLLSATVPNKVEFADWIGRTKQKQIRVTGTTKRPVPLEHCLFYSGELYKICESESFIPQGFKAAKDTFKKKNMSPATGGGGGGSRAPASHDAARGQKRETSHSGKQKQSGAHNSGNLSRTGGANQNNGNGMNNWGLRRSDASSWLSLINKLSKKSLLPVVIFCFSKNRCDRSADSMPGTDLTSSSEKSQIRVFCDKAFSRLKGSDRNLPQVLRVQNLLHRGIGVHHAGLLPIVKEVVEMLFCRGVIKVLFSTETFAMGVNAPARTVVFDTLRKFDGKEFRQLLPGEYTQMAGRAGRRGLDKIGTVIVMCRDEILEERDLKHVIVGSATRLESQFRLTYIMIMHLLRVEELKVEDMLKRSFAEFHAQKKLPDMQQLLMRKLAQPTKSIECIKGEPAIEEYYDIYLEAETHETEILEAVMQSPVAQQFLTPGRVVVMKSQSAQDHLLGVVVKAPSSSNKQHIVLVLKPELPATIQTPLASGNLQDTKNTDSSQGYYMVLKSKRALEEEYCTSVSSRKGSGVINIKLPHHGAAAGVRYEVRGADNTDFSYICTRKIKIDQIRLLEDGSSAAYSKTVQQLLDTKSDGNKYPPALDPLKDLKLKDMHLVEKYYRWTNLLQQMAKNKCHGCIKLEEHIKLAREIKRHREEVNALQFQMSDEALQQMPDFQGRIDVLKEIGCIDADLVVQIKGRVACEMNSGEELICTECLFENQLDDLEPEEAVALMSSFVFQQKNTSEPSLTPKLSMAKERLYNTAIRLGECQAYFKLPINPEEYAKENLKFGLVEVVYEWAKGTPFADICELTDVPEGMIVRTIVRLDETCREFKNAASIMGNSALYKKMETASNAIKRDIVFAASLYVTGV from the exons ATGGATCCGATACAAGCAGCCAAGGAGCTCTCATTCCGGGTCGGCTTCTCCGGCCACAGCGGCCACCTCCGCCTCGAGCCTCTCTGCACCGTCGAGCGCTCCGACCCCGTCAAGTCGCTCCCCGATTTCGTTCTG CCGCCTGCATTTGCTAGGGAAACGCCGGAGTCGATAAAAGAGTATATAGAGGAGACATATCTATTGCCAAGATTGGATTCTGATGTATTTTCACCGGAAAAGGTTGGGAGGCAGTGGGATTTTGACTGGTTTGACAAGGCTAATGTACAGTTGGAGCCGTCATTGCCGCGGTCTGTTGTTGTTCCCACATGGGAGTTACCGTTTAGGCGCCAGAAGAATGGATCAGAAGGAGGGATTTGGGAACCCAAATCTGTGCAG GTCGATGAAGCAGAACTTACCATAGAAGCACAAGAGTCTGGTTCGTTGCCACGCATGGCCGGACCAGCAAAGGATTTTGTATGGGGAAGCATCAGCAACCGTCCTTTTCGTCCAGGAGGCTTGGATGATTCCCAATCTCTAGAAAGAACTCTTCCTGATGGTGCTTCTAATGGCGAATGGGTACACGAACTTCTTACTGGTGGCCCTGCACAGGCTGTTCCACCAAGTTTTAAGCAAGGCTTGGACCTTGGTCCTCTCAAG GCATATCCTGGCTCATGGAATGTATACAATGATCAAGGTTCAGTCAAGAGCACATCAGATGAAAAGCTG AGTGAGTTGTCTGTACAGTTTGATGACTTGTTCAAAAAGGCTTGGGATGAGGATGTTGTTGAGTTTGAAGGAAATG ATGTTATACCCAAAGGTCAATCGTCAGGATCGGAATCTGTTAAGTCAGAGGATGAAGCAAATGTTGTTGATGTTGATATTACCAGCAATTCTCCTGAGCCTGAACTGTCTGTGTTGGATGAGATTTTGTCAGTTGAGGCAGGAGACTCAAAGTCAAGATTTAATGGAACTAGTGGTGACCCGGAG GCCTGGGCTATTAGTGGACATACTGAATGGATTTCGGAGAATTTTCATGATCTTGTTCCTGATAAGGCACTTGATTTCCCTTTTGAATTGGATACATTCCAAAAGGAG GCAATTTATTATCTTGAGAAGGGGGAGTCTGTCTTTGTAGCTGCTCACACATCAGCTGGAAAGACAGTTGTTGCAGAATATGCATTTGCTCTGGCATCAAAA CATTGCACGAGAGCTGTGTATACTGCTCCTATCAAAACCATCAGCAACCAAAAATATAGGGACTTCTGTGGAAAATTCGATGTCGGACTTCTCACTGGTGATGTTAGCTTGAGGCCCGAGGCTTCTTGTCTCATTATGACCACGGAAATATTAAGGTCAATGCTTTATCGGGGTGCTGACATCATACGTGATATTGAATGG GTTATCTTTGATGAGGTTCATTATGTCAATGATGTCGAAAGAGGTGTTGTTTGGGAAGAAGTTATTATAATGCTCCCGAGACACATCAACATTGTCCTCCTTTCAGCTACG GTACCAAACAAAGTTGAGTTTGCTGACTGGATTGGACGGACAAAGCAAAAGCAAATCCGTGTTACAGG GACTACAAAAAGACCAGTCCCATTGGAGCACTGCCTATTTTACTCTGGAGAACTTTACAAGATATGTGAAAGTGAAAGCTTCATTCCTCAGGGCTTTAAAGCTGCAAAAGATACattcaaaaaaaagaatatgAGTCCTGCCACcggcggtggcggcggcggaTCACGTGCTCCAGCTTCTCATGATGCGGCTCGCGGTCAAAAACGTGAAACTTCACACTCGGGAAAACAGAAGCAATCGGGTGCCCATAATTCAGGGAATTTATCCAGAACTGGTGGGGCAAATCAAAACAACGGCAATGGCATGAACAATTGGGGTTTAAGAAGATCAGATGCTTCTTCGTGGTTGTCACTTATTAACAAGCTCTCAAAGAAGTCACTATTACCT GTGGTTATATTTTGTTTCTCAAAGAATCGCTGTGATAGGTCAGCTGATAGCATGCCGGGAACTGACCTGACAAGTAGTTCTGAGAAAAGTCAGATTCGTGTTTTCTGTGACAAAGCATTTTCACGGCTGAAGGGATCCGATAGGAATTTACCTCAG GTTCTCAGAGTTCAAAACCTTCTCCATAGAGGGATTGGTGTCCATCATGCAGGACTTCTTCCAATTGTTAAGGAAGTTGTTGAAATGCTCTTTTGTCGCGGTGTGATAAAG GTTCTGTTTTCAACAGAAACATTTGCAATGGGAGTGAATGCACCTGCTAGAACG GTTGTCTTTGATACATTAAGGAAATTTGATGGCAAGGAATTTAGACAACTACTACCAGGAGAATATACTCAAATGGCAGGCCGTGCTGGCAGGAGAGGACTTGATAAAATTGGTACAGTTATTGTAATGTGCCGTGATGAAATCCTAGAAGAGAGGGATTTGAAGCATGTCATAGTTGGAAGTGCAACCAGGCTAGAATCTCAGTTTCGGCTTACTTATATTATGATCATGCATCTTCTTCGTGTTGAAGAACTGAAG GTGGAGGACATGCTGAAAAGAAGTTTTGCTGAGTTCCATGCTCAGAAGAAACTACCAGATATGCAGCAACTTCTGATGCGAAAGCTTGCTCAGCCTACAAAAAGTATCGA ATGTATAAAAGGGGAACCAGCTATTGAGGAGTATTATGACATATACTTAGAAGCAGAGACGCATGAAACAGAAATATTGGAGGCAGTAATGCAGTCCCCTGTTGCCCAACAATTTCTTACACCTGGAAGAGTGGTTGTCATGAAATCACAATCA GCCCAGGATCACTTGCTTGGAGTTGTTGTGAAAGCACCTTCTTCTAGTAATAAGCAACACATCGTTCTAGTGCTGAAACCTGAATTACCAGCGACAATCCAAACTCCCCTGGCTAGTGGTAACTTGCAAGATACCAAAAACACTGATTCTTCTCAGGGTTACTACATGGTACTGAAATCTAAACGTGCTCTTGAAGAAGAGTATTGCACCTCTGTTTCTTCACGCAAAGGATCAGGTGTTATCAACATAAAATTACCACACCATGGTGCTGCTGCTGGGGTGAGATACGAGGTTAGAGGAGCCGATAACACAGACTTCTCATACATATGCACTCGCAAAATAAAGATTGACCAAATTCGGCTTCTTGAGGACGGTAGCAGTGCTGCTTACTCCAAGACAGTGCAACAGCTGTTGGACACAAAATCTGATGGAAATAAGTACCCTCCAGCCTTAGATCCATTAAAAG ATCTGAAGTTGAAAGACATGCATCTTGTGGAAAAATACTACAGATGGACAAACTTGTTGCAGCAGATGGCAAAGAATAAGTGCCATGGATGTATTAAATTGGAGGAACACATTAAGTTAGCAAGAGAGATAAAGAGACACAGAGAGGAAGTTAATGCTCTTCAATTTCAAATGTCAGACGAAGCACTTCAACAGATGCCAGATTTTCAAGGACGG ATAGATGTTCTGAAGGAAATCGGATGTATAGATGCTGACCTTGTAGTTCAAATAAAAGGCCGTGTCGCATGTGAGATGAATTCTGGGGAGGAGTTGATCTGCACAGAGTGTTTGTTTGAGAACCAACTAGATGACCTGGAACCAGAAGAAGCGGTGGCATTAATGTCATCCTTCGTTTTCCAGCAGAAGAATACTTCTGAACCTTCGCTTACTCCTAAACTTTCTATGGCGAAAGAGAG ATTGTACAATACAGCAATAAGACTAGGCGAGTGTCAAGCTTACTTCAAACTTCCAATAAATCCAGAAGAGTACGCCAAAGAGAATCTCAAGTTTGGTCTTGTTGAAGTTGTTTATGAGTGGGCAAAG GGCACACCATTTGCAGATATTTGTGAACTCACAGATGTTCCTGAAGGCATGATAGTGCGGACCATTGTTAGACTTGATGAGACGTGTCGTGAATTCAAAAATGCTGCATCTATTATGGGTAATTCTGCTCTATACAAGAAAATGGAGACAGCTTCAAATGCAATAAAACGTGACATTGTTTTCGCAGCTAGCTTGTACGTAACAGGAGTATAA
- the LOC112168467 gene encoding DExH-box ATP-dependent RNA helicase DExH11 isoform X4 produces the protein MDPIQAAKELSFRVGFSGHSGHLRLEPLCTVERSDPVKSLPDFVLPPAFARETPESIKEYIEETYLLPRLDSDVFSPEKVGRQWDFDWFDKANVQLEPSLPRSVVVPTWELPFRRQKNGSEGGIWEPKSVQVDEAELTIEAQESGSLPRMAGPAKDFVWGSISNRPFRPGGLDDSQSLERTLPDGASNGEWVHELLTGGPAQAVPPSFKQGLDLGPLKAYPGSWNVYNDQGSVKSTSDEKLSELSVQFDDLFKKAWDEDVVEFEGNGQSSGSESVKSEDEANVVDVDITSNSPEPELSVLDEILSVEAGDSKSRFNGTSGDPEAWAISGHTEWISENFHDLVPDKALDFPFELDTFQKEAIYYLEKGESVFVAAHTSAGKTVVAEYAFALASKHCTRAVYTAPIKTISNQKYRDFCGKFDVGLLTGDVSLRPEASCLIMTTEILRSMLYRGADIIRDIEWVIFDEVHYVNDVERGVVWEEVIIMLPRHINIVLLSATVPNKVEFADWIGRTKQKQIRVTGTTKRPVPLEHCLFYSGELYKICESESFIPQGFKAAKDTFKKKNMSPATGGGGGGSRAPASHDAARGQKRETSHSGKQKQSGAHNSGNLSRTGGANQNNGNGMNNWGLRRSDASSWLSLINKLSKKSLLPVVIFCFSKNRCDRSADSMPGTDLTSSSEKSQIRVFCDKAFSRLKGSDRNLPQVLRVQNLLHRGIGVHHAGLLPIVKEVVEMLFCRGVIKVLFSTETFAMGVNAPARTVVFDTLRKFDGKEFRQLLPGEYTQMAGRAGRRGLDKIGTVIVMCRDEILEERDLKHVIVGSATRLESQFRLTYIMIMHLLRVEELKVEDMLKRSFAEFHAQKKLPDMQQLLMRKLAQPTKSIECIKGEPAIEEYYDIYLEAETHETEILEAVMQSPVAQQFLTPGRVVVMKSQSAQDHLLGVVVKAPSSSNKQHIVLVLKPELPATIQTPLASGNLQDTKNTDSSQGYYMVLKSKRALEEEYCTSVSSRKGSGVINIKLPHHGAAAGVRYEVRGADNTDFSYICTRKIKIDQIRLLEDGSSAAYSKTVQQLLDTKSDGNKYPPALDPLKDLKLKDMHLVEKYYRWTNLLQQMAKNKCHGCIKLEEHIKLAREIKRHREEVNALQFQMSDEALQQMPDFQGRIDVLKEIGCIDADLVVQIKGRVACEMNSGEELICTECLFENQLDDLEPEEAVALMSSFVFQQKNTSEPSLTPKLSMAKERLYNTAIRLGECQAYFKLPINPEEYAKENLKFGLVEVVYEWAKGTPFADICELTDVPEGMIVRTIVRLDETCREFKNAASIMGNSALYKKMETASNAIKRDIVFAASLYVTGV, from the exons ATGGATCCGATACAAGCAGCCAAGGAGCTCTCATTCCGGGTCGGCTTCTCCGGCCACAGCGGCCACCTCCGCCTCGAGCCTCTCTGCACCGTCGAGCGCTCCGACCCCGTCAAGTCGCTCCCCGATTTCGTTCTG CCGCCTGCATTTGCTAGGGAAACGCCGGAGTCGATAAAAGAGTATATAGAGGAGACATATCTATTGCCAAGATTGGATTCTGATGTATTTTCACCGGAAAAGGTTGGGAGGCAGTGGGATTTTGACTGGTTTGACAAGGCTAATGTACAGTTGGAGCCGTCATTGCCGCGGTCTGTTGTTGTTCCCACATGGGAGTTACCGTTTAGGCGCCAGAAGAATGGATCAGAAGGAGGGATTTGGGAACCCAAATCTGTGCAG GTCGATGAAGCAGAACTTACCATAGAAGCACAAGAGTCTGGTTCGTTGCCACGCATGGCCGGACCAGCAAAGGATTTTGTATGGGGAAGCATCAGCAACCGTCCTTTTCGTCCAGGAGGCTTGGATGATTCCCAATCTCTAGAAAGAACTCTTCCTGATGGTGCTTCTAATGGCGAATGGGTACACGAACTTCTTACTGGTGGCCCTGCACAGGCTGTTCCACCAAGTTTTAAGCAAGGCTTGGACCTTGGTCCTCTCAAG GCATATCCTGGCTCATGGAATGTATACAATGATCAAGGTTCAGTCAAGAGCACATCAGATGAAAAGCTG AGTGAGTTGTCTGTACAGTTTGATGACTTGTTCAAAAAGGCTTGGGATGAGGATGTTGTTGAGTTTGAAGGAAATG GTCAATCGTCAGGATCGGAATCTGTTAAGTCAGAGGATGAAGCAAATGTTGTTGATGTTGATATTACCAGCAATTCTCCTGAGCCTGAACTGTCTGTGTTGGATGAGATTTTGTCAGTTGAGGCAGGAGACTCAAAGTCAAGATTTAATGGAACTAGTGGTGACCCGGAG GCCTGGGCTATTAGTGGACATACTGAATGGATTTCGGAGAATTTTCATGATCTTGTTCCTGATAAGGCACTTGATTTCCCTTTTGAATTGGATACATTCCAAAAGGAG GCAATTTATTATCTTGAGAAGGGGGAGTCTGTCTTTGTAGCTGCTCACACATCAGCTGGAAAGACAGTTGTTGCAGAATATGCATTTGCTCTGGCATCAAAA CATTGCACGAGAGCTGTGTATACTGCTCCTATCAAAACCATCAGCAACCAAAAATATAGGGACTTCTGTGGAAAATTCGATGTCGGACTTCTCACTGGTGATGTTAGCTTGAGGCCCGAGGCTTCTTGTCTCATTATGACCACGGAAATATTAAGGTCAATGCTTTATCGGGGTGCTGACATCATACGTGATATTGAATGG GTTATCTTTGATGAGGTTCATTATGTCAATGATGTCGAAAGAGGTGTTGTTTGGGAAGAAGTTATTATAATGCTCCCGAGACACATCAACATTGTCCTCCTTTCAGCTACG GTACCAAACAAAGTTGAGTTTGCTGACTGGATTGGACGGACAAAGCAAAAGCAAATCCGTGTTACAGG GACTACAAAAAGACCAGTCCCATTGGAGCACTGCCTATTTTACTCTGGAGAACTTTACAAGATATGTGAAAGTGAAAGCTTCATTCCTCAGGGCTTTAAAGCTGCAAAAGATACattcaaaaaaaagaatatgAGTCCTGCCACcggcggtggcggcggcggaTCACGTGCTCCAGCTTCTCATGATGCGGCTCGCGGTCAAAAACGTGAAACTTCACACTCGGGAAAACAGAAGCAATCGGGTGCCCATAATTCAGGGAATTTATCCAGAACTGGTGGGGCAAATCAAAACAACGGCAATGGCATGAACAATTGGGGTTTAAGAAGATCAGATGCTTCTTCGTGGTTGTCACTTATTAACAAGCTCTCAAAGAAGTCACTATTACCT GTGGTTATATTTTGTTTCTCAAAGAATCGCTGTGATAGGTCAGCTGATAGCATGCCGGGAACTGACCTGACAAGTAGTTCTGAGAAAAGTCAGATTCGTGTTTTCTGTGACAAAGCATTTTCACGGCTGAAGGGATCCGATAGGAATTTACCTCAG GTTCTCAGAGTTCAAAACCTTCTCCATAGAGGGATTGGTGTCCATCATGCAGGACTTCTTCCAATTGTTAAGGAAGTTGTTGAAATGCTCTTTTGTCGCGGTGTGATAAAG GTTCTGTTTTCAACAGAAACATTTGCAATGGGAGTGAATGCACCTGCTAGAACG GTTGTCTTTGATACATTAAGGAAATTTGATGGCAAGGAATTTAGACAACTACTACCAGGAGAATATACTCAAATGGCAGGCCGTGCTGGCAGGAGAGGACTTGATAAAATTGGTACAGTTATTGTAATGTGCCGTGATGAAATCCTAGAAGAGAGGGATTTGAAGCATGTCATAGTTGGAAGTGCAACCAGGCTAGAATCTCAGTTTCGGCTTACTTATATTATGATCATGCATCTTCTTCGTGTTGAAGAACTGAAG GTGGAGGACATGCTGAAAAGAAGTTTTGCTGAGTTCCATGCTCAGAAGAAACTACCAGATATGCAGCAACTTCTGATGCGAAAGCTTGCTCAGCCTACAAAAAGTATCGA ATGTATAAAAGGGGAACCAGCTATTGAGGAGTATTATGACATATACTTAGAAGCAGAGACGCATGAAACAGAAATATTGGAGGCAGTAATGCAGTCCCCTGTTGCCCAACAATTTCTTACACCTGGAAGAGTGGTTGTCATGAAATCACAATCA GCCCAGGATCACTTGCTTGGAGTTGTTGTGAAAGCACCTTCTTCTAGTAATAAGCAACACATCGTTCTAGTGCTGAAACCTGAATTACCAGCGACAATCCAAACTCCCCTGGCTAGTGGTAACTTGCAAGATACCAAAAACACTGATTCTTCTCAGGGTTACTACATGGTACTGAAATCTAAACGTGCTCTTGAAGAAGAGTATTGCACCTCTGTTTCTTCACGCAAAGGATCAGGTGTTATCAACATAAAATTACCACACCATGGTGCTGCTGCTGGGGTGAGATACGAGGTTAGAGGAGCCGATAACACAGACTTCTCATACATATGCACTCGCAAAATAAAGATTGACCAAATTCGGCTTCTTGAGGACGGTAGCAGTGCTGCTTACTCCAAGACAGTGCAACAGCTGTTGGACACAAAATCTGATGGAAATAAGTACCCTCCAGCCTTAGATCCATTAAAAG ATCTGAAGTTGAAAGACATGCATCTTGTGGAAAAATACTACAGATGGACAAACTTGTTGCAGCAGATGGCAAAGAATAAGTGCCATGGATGTATTAAATTGGAGGAACACATTAAGTTAGCAAGAGAGATAAAGAGACACAGAGAGGAAGTTAATGCTCTTCAATTTCAAATGTCAGACGAAGCACTTCAACAGATGCCAGATTTTCAAGGACGG ATAGATGTTCTGAAGGAAATCGGATGTATAGATGCTGACCTTGTAGTTCAAATAAAAGGCCGTGTCGCATGTGAGATGAATTCTGGGGAGGAGTTGATCTGCACAGAGTGTTTGTTTGAGAACCAACTAGATGACCTGGAACCAGAAGAAGCGGTGGCATTAATGTCATCCTTCGTTTTCCAGCAGAAGAATACTTCTGAACCTTCGCTTACTCCTAAACTTTCTATGGCGAAAGAGAG ATTGTACAATACAGCAATAAGACTAGGCGAGTGTCAAGCTTACTTCAAACTTCCAATAAATCCAGAAGAGTACGCCAAAGAGAATCTCAAGTTTGGTCTTGTTGAAGTTGTTTATGAGTGGGCAAAG GGCACACCATTTGCAGATATTTGTGAACTCACAGATGTTCCTGAAGGCATGATAGTGCGGACCATTGTTAGACTTGATGAGACGTGTCGTGAATTCAAAAATGCTGCATCTATTATGGGTAATTCTGCTCTATACAAGAAAATGGAGACAGCTTCAAATGCAATAAAACGTGACATTGTTTTCGCAGCTAGCTTGTACGTAACAGGAGTATAA